Proteins encoded within one genomic window of Candidatus Obscuribacterales bacterium:
- a CDS encoding TniQ family protein, with protein sequence MTCSNTNHPNQSTQNTQAQSSQNTSPRTRIIRPWLFEVAPYPDESFSHFLGRFRRANCLSGSHLASMLGERSHVVTYWESPSRQRRPNRLQLQQLSQMSGVALARLQQMWSSADTRLHWPTRLCPDCYAHKPWHRLTWQQAEHPQCDQHPLLLLSCCPRCQHPLCLPSQWAIGECDRCQLPFSQMAPIEVHDNAIE encoded by the coding sequence ATGACGTGTTCCAACACGAACCACCCCAACCAAAGCACTCAAAACACTCAAGCCCAATCGTCTCAAAACACCTCTCCACGCACACGAATCATCCGTCCTTGGTTATTTGAAGTAGCCCCCTACCCCGACGAAAGTTTCAGCCACTTTCTGGGGCGATTTCGCCGTGCCAATTGCCTGAGCGGAAGTCATCTAGCATCGATGCTGGGAGAGCGATCGCACGTTGTAACGTATTGGGAAAGTCCATCCCGTCAACGCCGTCCCAACCGATTGCAACTGCAGCAGCTTTCCCAGATGAGTGGCGTGGCGCTCGCACGACTTCAGCAGATGTGGTCAAGTGCCGACACCCGATTGCATTGGCCGACCCGCCTGTGTCCAGATTGTTATGCCCATAAACCCTGGCATCGGTTAACCTGGCAACAAGCCGAACACCCACAATGTGACCAACACCCGCTATTGCTCCTATCCTGCTGTCCGCGATGCCAGCATCCCCTTTGCCTACCTAGCCAATGGGCGATCGGTGAGTGCGATCGCTGTCAGTTACCCTTCTCGCAGATGGCACCAATTGAAGTCCACGATAACGCAATAGAGTGA